The Benincasa hispida cultivar B227 unplaced genomic scaffold, ASM972705v1 Contig383, whole genome shotgun sequence genome includes the window TCTGATTTCGAGCATGTTGAtacgtactcgtggggtggtgcTTGTCTTACATGGTTTTGTAGAGAATTTTGTCAGGCTACCAATGCACAAGCATTGGGAATAGCAAGGCCATTAATACTACTACAGGTATGGGCTTATGATAGATTTCaaattatagcaccacaagtccaaTTACAGGCCTCAGGTCATTGTCCACTTAGTGccaggtattatttcatttaaatatttatttcgttatcattttatataagaatataaaataattctttttttatataattttagatggaatggtgtattagctgcctctGAACAGTCAGCAGATATGTTGCTAGTATACCAAAAAATATTTGACAGACTATACACAATCAGGTaa containing:
- the LOC120069388 gene encoding serine/threonine-protein phosphatase 7 long form homolog yields the protein LPHGQSCSVNQVIVDGVHDYPKSCTDDLKGSRLSIPWLTSQFPELPLDANDISVRRYARAYIMQLIEGFLFADKLNTLVHLMFLLLLSDFEHVDTYSWGGACLTWFCREFCQATNAQALGIARPLILLQVWAYDRFQIIAPQVQLQASGHCPLSARWNGVLAASEQSADMLLVYQKIFDRLYTI